ACCATCCCAGAGAACGTCTCCTGAGGATGAGTTAATGCCTGCTAATGCTGAGAAGTCTTTTAACCAAATCCCACACAAATTcctgggccaggggtgggggttgggggggaagaCTCAGTAAAATAGGAACTGGTGGGTTTCCTTAAGGTGATAAGACGTGTACTTTAGCCCTAAATCTAACATCTTACTTAATGAAAACCACTAGAGAATTTCCCACAACAGTCAGGCAAAAGACAAATAtgctcactgtttccactattatTTAACACTGGTGATTTTAGGCAATGCAATCAGAGACGAGAAAACAATTAGAGGCTTATTGGAAGAGAAGATCTACAATTTGGCAGAAGACATAATATGATGAAAACTCAAGGAGatcaagaacaaaataaaaaaaaacaataaaagcattcaatatgtcagctgCTATCATGTTAATGCCCCAAATCAATGACCAAGTAGGAGACATGATGGGAAATCCCATTTACTAAAgcaacaaaaacatgaaatatttagaagTGAACTTaataagaaatgtgaaaaatcCGTAAGGCCAAAATCTGAAAACTCTCCTGAGACACACAAAAACGCACTTGTGAAAAGCATAGGTTTGTGTCAATGAAGGATAACATCCTCAAAAAGTCAGTTGTCTTCAATTTAACGTGTAAACATAATGCAGCTCCAATAAAAACAGCAAGATGTCTGTTTCTGTAGCCAGATTCTGAAGTTGGTTGTCAAGTTTATATGGAAAACAAATACACAGGAATAGCTAGACTGCGAGAGCCAGGAGGGTGGGAACCAGCCACACCAGGTAATACGTGAAGTCACCCCAAGAAAGAGTGTGATGATGGCACATGAGTGATCACAAATACCGCTGGAGAATAATATGAAGTCTAGAAAGAGTCCAACTATAGGTGAAAGTTTTGAACATGATAAAAGTGACAAATAAAATACTGGGGAAAATACAGTGATTTTGAAAACTGATATTAAGATGACTGGATTGCCATTtgggaaaaagataaaattggaTCTATACCTCACACCATGCACCGTACCAAACAGTCAGAGATCCAAGTAAAAGTAGACCCATACGAGAACCAGACTAATATATACACGCGTATGTAAATATTTATCTAATGTTATAAAAATTGTATACATGCAAATCTTTTAATTACACATATTTTTGTAAAAGGAACACAGGGAAGATAAAACCGGAACTGTTGAGATTAATTACCTCAAAGCAGTGGGTAGGAGCAGAGCGGAGTGGATAGGAGAGCAGAACGTCTCCAAGTTTACCTGTTCACACGTTTTTAGCTTAAAACTATACATGTGTTTCAcatactcaaaaaataaaattaaagtacaaAGATTaagaaactaaacaaaaaccAGCATATACACTGAAACACTTATCTCTAACTATATATCAAACTGATAGCATAATCACACTGAGAAAATAATTAATTCAACTTGAACACAAAGCTCTGTACACATGAAGGGCTAAGTTCTAAgaacaaagaacagcaaagaaattTTTAAGTGAGGTTGTAGTTGTACGGTATTGTAATTCTTGAAGTAtgtattttatgtgtattataGGATAAAGCAAATGGGTAAAAGTATTTATATGGTAGGGAAACAGGGCTTTCACTTTGGAAGAAGCAAAATAGAAATATGGAATGAGGAAATCTTAAGAAGAATGCTATGATGCTGAGTTTTTGATGCATACTGGTAAATATGCACGTGCTGACTATCCATTGAGAAAGTCTGCAAGTGATGATGTTTCAGTAGCCATAAGAACCCATTGTGTACAGATCTTGGTTTCTATAAACTACtccatgttaaagaaaagaaggagggtGGAGGAAGGGGTAGGAAAATATGGATCTAGGGGAAATGCGTGATTCAAAGTCTGAGCAGGAACAGTGTAAGGTGAGCCTGGAACACTGTGTAATTTCAGAAGTCTATGAAATTCTTAGTGGCTACTGGAATCCAGTCTAAAGCCACCAAGAATTTATTTGTACTGATAACTTGGGACAATTTAAACATCAAAAAGATTCATGATGGTGATGAATTATAATGCATTGAAGTCCTTAGGAATAATGTTCGAGAAATAAGAGAAGAATGTCAGCTATTAAATGTAGAAGGAATGCTGGAATTAGAAACTCAGTACTTTGTAGCCCTCAATGCAATAACTTTTCAAAGACGGGCCACAAACAGATGTAAACCATTGGGTGAAGAATTACTTGGGTCAGGGTGTTCCCACGGTCTCAAAGTCCCACCCCTTAGATTATTTACTCATTGCAAACGAGGGATTTTCTCTCCACCAGGAGAGATCTAGTTGTCACTTCCTTAGCCAAGCAGTTAAAAGCAATGTCAGTAACAGTGAGAGAGCCTGGAGTCATGTGACTTCTGAGCAGCACACTGAAGGATATGTGCCCAATGTCACCGCTGCAGTGATCATGACAAAATTCTCAATCTGAACCTGCTCAggaggagagagacaaatacAGGAAATAGAACACGGTGCAGGAAGGTTAAGTACTTCAAGACTGACAATGCCGTGGGGAGAGAAAGCAACATCGAGAGAAACTTAAAAGGGACAAAATCAAGTACAATGGCTCCTGGCTTGGAAAAATAGAGCTTTAAGAGACACCTGGGAAACAATCAGAGAAATTTGAATACAGGCTGTGAACGAGATGATACTATTGAATTACTACCCATTTCCGTTCATTTCTTACCATTCCTGTCACTGTGATTGTGCAGGAGATACATGATGCGTAAATATTATGATATCTACACTAGTTTTTAAGTGAATCAGAAGAAATTATGCATGCAGAGTTAAAGCAAACAGAGCAAAATGTTCATTTATGGATCTAGGTGAAGGTTGTAAATGTTTTTATTGCACTGTTCTTTCAACATTTCTGTGGCTTTGAAGATTTTTCTAAAAGGACAGTGAGAGCGTGTGGGTGGTACACGAGGTGTGAGAGAGCAGGACTAGGGGAAGTGAGTTATGAACCGACCGTTCAGATAAACCTGAAGGAGATGGCTTCCTTCCTGGGAACAGAGCTCCTTTAGCCATGACCTCGGATCCTGTCCCCCCTTCCTGAAAGGCTGCCCTATATGCTCAGGCACTGTCTATTCTGACACTTCACAGCAGCGTCGAAAGTCTGACACGTCAGCCAAACTGATGGCTTGATGACACAAAGaaaattttggatttattttttttttcatcaaatggTTTAAGGTGGCTACAGTTGACTGGCTTCTGTCAAAAAGAAGGTCTTGGAAAACCAAATCAATTAAGATAAAACTTTAACCATCTTGCTGTTAAAACCCAGTTTTCTCAGCTCTAATGAGGCACATGCCCCACAACTTCATTTAAAATCTTGCCAAAGTACTGCCAGATTAGGACTTGCCACAGCTGTCCCAAAGAGATGCTGATTCCTGACGTCACAGCCAGCCTGACACCACGACTTCCGGCCCATGCCTAGCAATCCCCCTCCCATCCTGCAGGGGTCGTGCAGGAGAGCCTCCAGCCCGCACAGGACAGGAAGGGGACGGCCTTCCCTCCTTTGGGTACGAGCCATCAGCCACTCTTACAACTCACCTTTCAGAGAAACTGAGGTTTAACCTGCAAAACAGGAAGACGGGATGTCATTCCTAGACGACCAAAAGCAGGGGCAGAATTCTGCTACGGAGAACGGCCCGCGTGTCCTTTGCGTCTCCACTCTCGGGTCTATCGGCTTCCCGACTGAGCCTGACTCCATCTAGTGTCGGCTTTGGAAACCTGAGCTGTGTCTTCCTTCTCAGTAGAAGAGCTCTGCTGTGATGATGCTGAGGACAGTTCCCTGCTCGCGGTGGGGGAACAGATGCAGGCGGACCCCATCCAGCCATTACCTCCCAACCGCCCACCTCTCCCCATGTTTCAtctcttccctgccctcctctgccccttCACACTCCTCCTCCTGTACTTCACTCTCCCAATGTTTATTGTTGGACGGCTATGGCAGCCACCTCGCCTGGGTTATGGAAGTTTCCTCCTACAGCTCAAGTGTATCGAAATAATTCAGAACATCCAAATGTACAAAAGGgcttcctcgtggctcagtggtcacgaatccacctgctaaagcaggagacgcgggttcaatccctggactgggaaaaactcctggagaaggaaatgacaatccactggaaaatcccatggacaaaggagcctggcgggctatggcccACGGGGTccatgagcaactgaacaacaaatataccAAGCAGATGCTCCTCTGACCTGATCATAGGTAGGAGCGTGAAACCATAGGAACTGCTCATTCAGTGCTCTTGGATTGGTTTGTGATGTACTGCTCACAGCAGTATCCTCACACAGCAGCATCTGTGTGTCAGACCTTCATTATGAGTCATCACAGCCTGCCACATTCCCTACCCCAGCACGCACATATGCATGTACAAATCCACCAGGATTAAGAATTGGGCATTGTGAAATCTTTCCGTTTTGTGAATCCCATGACTAAGAGGTCCCTGAATCAGAGTTTACACCAGTTCTGGGAACTTCCAGGGGGCACTGGAGCTTCCAAAGCATGACGCCTTCACCCAAAGTGTCCCCCGAAGAGTGTGAGCTGTTTGGATGATCAAGATAGCATGGCTCGTGGGTGGTTACGAAGATCACTCTGTTAGAACCTCCACCAGCCCACTCGATCATCCTGACAGAGGGCCAGAGCTGGCCGCTGCAGCCTGCGGCCACATGCCAGGGTGCCTCAGCCACCCAGTAGAGGGCCCCTGAGACCATGCTGCAGGCAGAGGCCCCCACCACAGGCACAGTTCAGCCATCCAAAACTCACCCCATCCTACACTTCCCACCACAGAGATGAGCTGGGCCCCAAAGGCAATGCAGATTCTGGGTCTGGGGTTCATCTATACGTTCCCAGGTCCCCTCACTCCCATCATCAAGAGCTTTAGGTCCTCAGAAATTATTGACAGACACCATAACATCTGAAGGAGAGCAGAGcctcaagaaagtgaaagtattgaGAAAATCCACTTCCAGCTCATCCCCAGGGCGTCCCCCTGACCGCAGCGTACCACACATCATCTCTCCTTCATCCGTAGATCCACACATTTCTTCAAGAGATGCTGCTTTGTTCTTACCAAGCCCCAGGTCCCAGGGAAGAACTAGAGGGGGGACTGTGCTTTGCATCCCTCTAAAAGCCCACCAGTCCATCTCAACTCAGATTCTGCCCTGAATACCAGTCACTCACTGAACATCTCCTCCACGAGGAAGTCTCCAGAAGCCTCAGACTTACCATATTCAAAAAAGGTAGTGACCAACATATCCCAGCCCACCCAGCCCACTGTCCACCTCTGCTCTACTGCCTGCTTCCCAAAGGGCACCTCCAGCTAGGGCCTCCCCACTCCAACAAATGCTACTGATTCTTGATTCTGGCCTGCACCTTCCCCCAGCCCCAAGAGACTGGCTGCCTCCTTGGTATCACTCAGGTCCTCATTCCAGAGGGCTTCGCAGTAGCTTGTTGCTGAGTAAAGAGCGTTCCATATGATACAAAGCAGcgagtgcaaaggtcctgagttAGGATTGTCTTTGGAGGACAAGGGCTCTATACAGAAGAGCAATGTGGCTGGGTGGCGGCAGGGAAGCTGGGAACAGAACACATGTAGTTTCCCAGCTGGGACATGGCCGTAGCTGGGAACACGATCATGGGGGTGGGCGATCCACTGGGGGGACTCTGCGCAGGAGATGAGGCAAAGGCTAACCCAAGTGCAGAAAAGAGCCCAAGCTTACTTTGACTACTTAATACCCTGTGGGCTCCCCACTCTCATGACACTTGAGGGCTGCCCGAAGGAGGGGACAGTGAGAAGAGGGAGGCCAGGGGTGCATCCTGGTCCCCTAGGAAGTATTTCAAAGTGGGAAGAGGGGCAGGGATGTCAGGCAAGGGTGAGGGAtggatgaaacaggagggaaTATGAGGGGGACACAAGTTGGTAGTGACCTTACCTTGAAGTTCTCTTCTTTAGCGCAATGGTCTCTAAACAGAGAAAGCAGGCTGTTAGGATGGGGTATGGTGATGGTAGTGCCACTCTCTCGGTGCCAGGCCAGCAGGAGGGGGTCAGAGCCCAGCAGACTCGGGTGATGCTGAGAGGTTCCTGGGGTTGAGGCCACTGAGAGGGTTGTTGGGCTGAGCACTCTGCCCCCTCCCCGTTGGCACCGTTGAAGCTTCTCTACCCAGTCCCTCACCGAACCCCCAGCTCAGCACCCGGGGGAGACCGAGGTTTCCCTATAAATAGACCCCCCAGCCCTCTGCCGGTtgttcttccccttctccctccctgagGATGCTGCGCCCTCTCACCCGTAGGAGATCTAGGATGTCTCTCAGTgtgctgaagagactgtttttctctttccccttatTCCTAGGGATACAAAATCAATGCAAGTGAACTATGACCAGTTAAGTTCCCTATGCAGTTGGACACACTGGAAGCCCCCAGTGCAGTCTCCTCCTTGCCCTGTCTCCCCTTTTGGGTATCTTTACAGATAATAATCACATTTTCAAGAGACATGGTGAGAGTCCTTCCTCCCTGTCCTCTGGGGACTGCATTACCATCCCATTAAGCAGCCATATGGGCGATGGATTTTGCAGGTCCCCTCTTGAGAGACAAGGGGGTGCAAATCAATGTTGTATTTTGCTACTGAAACTCACTGAGTGTTCGGCTTCTACCCAAGGACGCAGATCTCCACAGATGCGACAGGGTGTGGAGAATCATGCTGGGCTCTCATAAGCCCAGCTATGCTCGGGTCATGAGCAGACACTCAGCATCACTCAGTGCAGGGCTTGCCCGATTTATGCAGGAAAAATGCAACCTGGCCAGGCCATCAGTGCTGGCCATAGCTCCCGCCACCCACCCGTGCCAGGAGCAGCCTCGCCACTTCCGGGGATTGATTTCATCTCATCACATCATTtgggtaaaagaaaagaaatttctgtcAGAAGCCAACTCAGCTCCCTTCCCCATTTCTCCAAGAAAGCTGATTCTTAAGAATATCAAGAATGATTAAGTGGAAAAGTacagagacagaagcagagagagacagagacacagagaggtcacTGCATTTCTTTTCGATCCATGATTTTTATTCTCTCTATAGTCAGTTTTACCCTCAGAGCCTCACACCAGATAACCGGCCAGAATGTGTCTTATCTCAGGAAAGGGCAGAGCCAGGGCTGAGCATCACTGCTTCCTTACCGTTGAAGCCCACATTTGTGCTTCTCAGGTCAGAGGAATCGTTATCAAACATGTGCTTCCTGATCATGCAGAACTTCAGGGCCAGGAAGCCGGCCGATACGGCGATGCCCACAGCAGTCCCGATGACGGCATATTTGATAtctggagggcagggaggaatTGAACAAGGGGCTTTAATCAGCCATCACCCAGCAAAAGTCTTCCACAGCTCCCTTTACATCAGAATGAAGTCCAAAGCGTACACTTGGACCTTCACATTACGTAGTCCAACCTGCTGCGTGCTTGtatgttcggttgctcagttgtgtccagctcttttacaacttcatggaatgtagcccaccaggctcctctgtccatgggatttcccaggcaagaacactggagtgggttgccatttcctcctccatgatatcttcatgacccaggggttgaacccgtgtctcctacattggcaggcagcttctttaccactgagccacctgggaagtcccgacCCACTGAGGCCAGCCTAGTTTTCCAGCCTCCTGGGAACATGCTCCTTCCCTACCCCTCCACCCATGGTGTATCTCCTCTTCCTGGAACTCCAACCCTGGTCCCTTCAGCTGTGGGAATCTTTCCCAAGTGGCTGGTGGctcctttctctgtcttcttgCAGCCATCCTCACTTATCCCTGCATCGGTTCATCCATGTGTATGTCGATTGCCTGCTCTGGTGAGTGTGCTGACGGCAAATGAATGAGTCCTTGACTCCATCCTGGGGGGCCTGCAATCAGCAGCGGAAGACAAGAGCTCACTCGAGTGCCGAGTGACAGGGTGGGCTGATGTGGAAACTGACAGTCTTCCCAGAGGAGATGACATGGAAGGTGTACCATACATGGAGAGCTGAACTCTGGGGTGGAGAGAGGTTGGGATGGGGCAAGCGGAGGGAGGCACTGGCCAGGGAAAAGCCTGCTATCTGGGGGCTCACGGCTGCAGTGCAGGGCTGCTCATCTCAGAGAGAGTGGACAGAGGTGGCCCTGATGACTCATGTCCCCTTTGAGGACAGGCTCTCATTCAGTACCATTCCCCCAGGATAAAGCCATGCTAGCCACTCAGACAGGTCTGGGGGTCAGCACTGCCCTGGTGCCATGATGACTGGGAGGAAACGGGCACCAGGATGCCCCACCTGCCCATGCATCTTGagttcctcctcctgcccctcagccCTGCATCCAGAATCCATTGGGCAGCCACCTACCAGCTTCAGCTCTAGCAGGCTTGCCTGTTGCTAACACTTGAGCGGCCCCAACATCTGCAAAGACAAAAGCCCCAAATTCTGGTTAGAACAGAACTGCTGGCCAAGATCAGGCCTGGGGTCTCAGGCCAAAGCCCTGTCCCCAGCCGTCCACTCCAATAGGTCTGGGGAAGTCTGCCACAGGAAACCTCCTGCTTGGCCACCACACTCTGGAGCGACAGAGGTGGTTCCTGGTCGCTACAGTGTCCGGGAGCTGTGCTGGGAGGTCAGAAcctctgccaaagcaggagtAAGAGTGCGCTGAGCTCAGTTAACCCAGATCCTTCTAATCCCGTTAGAAGACCTTTTTATTTCATTCGTTTtataaaagatctttttttttaggttaacAGGATATTTTAGCTGTAAGTTAAACCAGCTCTTTAacatggtttctaaggcccacactGGGATCCCCGCCTGCCTCTCTAGTCTCTTCCTCACTCCCAAGAACCCTCTCACTCTGGCCAGACTGCCTGATTCCAGCTCCTACCCAGGCCGGGACCAGCTGCCCTTGACCCACATCCTTTGCCCAGCTCTGTCTTCTCCCCTATTCCTCTTTACCTCATCTTGGTTCTGTGTTACTTTCTCCTGACACCCCACACCTGGCTTAGCTGCCCCTCTGGGTGCTCCACAGCGGCTGTACCTACCCCTTGTAACTGACCACACCATTTATTTAAGAACATTACATAGCATTGCTGTGTGCCTGGTACTGCCCCCAGAGCTTCTCAGCTATTCACCCACTGACGGGTCTTCTGGCTGGTCTTCCCGCTAGGCTGAGTGGTGCCCTGTGGAGTGCTGTATCCCCAGCATTTGACACAGTGTCTGGGCCACGGGAGGCATTAACAGACAtctgatgaatgagtgaatgatggTAACAGAGCATGCTGCAGGGGCGCTCACTCTTCTAGCCTAGACTTGAAACCTTAAGATAGGAGATGTGACTCCCAAGCTGACCTTGGTCCCTGAAGATGGGCTCTAGAAGAGCTAAGATGGACCCACGGGCCTTGTAAAGGAAAGTGTACGTTAACTGGCCACTTACTCTGAGGCAGACATTGGGGGCAGCACCTGCATTAATTAATACATTCAATAATCAGAGCAAGAGCTCTGTGAGACAGGCGCTGTCGTCCCCGCCTTTTGAGGAATGAGGAATCCAGCGCTGAGGACTTGAGGGTGTGCCCAAGTGCCAACGACAAGTGGAAAGCAGCAGCCGTGCCACCTTAACCCAAAGCCCCGTGATGCCTTGAGAACTCAAATCCCAGGCAGCTAACTGACAGAATGATGCCAAGACCATCAGGACCGAGGACTGGAGGGCTGAGACACGGGCAGGTGAGTGGTGAGACCCAAACTTGATTCTTAGGCTCAAATTTCCAGGCAAGGCAGAAGTCCCTGTTGGTCCTAAAAGGGAGCCGCTGACTTCATTGAGAGGGACCACATCTTCCCCAGCTTAGCTCCAAGAGAAGTCCACCTCCTGAGTCCTGACCTCATGGAGGGCAAACGGTGGCTACTCGGTCACCAAAGTGACAAGACGTGCATGTGACCACGCTCAGTGCTGCCAGGGGTTGGGCAGACGCTCCACGGAGGATTTATTCGCTGAGTGCCCTGGTGGGGAAGGGGCCATTGTAATAGACTTCTGATGGCCTCACCTGGTGATGAAAAAGCTGGAGGACTCTGAGGCAAAAGTACACAGCCTTGTTCTAGTCACTAGTCTTCTTGGAAATCCAGTGACTTCTGTTACTGATGGGCCCACATGGGGCCCATCCACTCACTCACATACCACAGACACCACAGAACACAATATGACCCTGGTTCTATCAGTTCTTTGATGTCCCCACTGAGCTTCCttgtttctctgcatttattcttCACATTAATCCCGCCACTCTAGCCAGGTTGAAAACCTTTCCGGGGATTGGACAAAGCCTtgtgtttcacacatggtagggCTAGGCTGCTAGAGTCACTGAACAGAACCGGCTTCTGGGCTGATGCTGGAAACCCTGACGTGTGTGCTGCACGCTCACAAGGGGGCCTTTCCAACAGCAGTCTGCCCCACGCGGCCTTTACTGGACAGAAGACAAGGGACAGGGAAGGCAGGCGTCAGAGAGTGGGGCCAGGGCCACTGAGGGCCAGCCTCTCCGCCTGCCCGCTCAGACACAGACACTTCTCCTGGGTCCTCCTCAGGGGTCTTCTCCCCGTGGCCACAGCTCTGCATGACCATCACACAGCATAAAATCCTTATATGAGCCTGAAATGAAACTTGaacagggaaagaagaaaggacatAGGTCAGAAAGCGCAGAAAGGTGGAAAGAATCAGAGAGAGGCAAGGACACACAGAGATGGAGGGACATACAGATGCTCTGCCAGAGAAGCTCAGGCTGCCGAGCAggtgagaagggaagagagagagagtgtgtctGCTGTCCGAAAAGCCTGGCCCTGGCCTTCCCAGCAGCACCAGGCCCCGAGTCTTCATCAGGCTGCCCAGCAAATGCGTCCTCCGGAATGCTCCATTCTTCCTGCCCCTCCCGGGCAGGGGTCCCTGGCTCAGCTCAGCTCCCACTCTCACCCCCACAGGCTCAGGCTCCTCAGACCCCTCCCTCCATGCTCTCTCCTGGGTCCACCCCAAGACAGGAGGCTGCTCCTAGTCCCTGACCCCAAACAGGTTCCCTGGGCCTCAGGGACTGAGTGAAGTCCAAGGTCAGAGACTGAGTGAGTGCCCTCCCTGGGGCTGCAGATCAGACAGCTGCAGGTGCCAAACACCAAGAGTGGGCCACGCTGTGCACTCCATCAGCCATCTCCCATCTCGGTAATTCCTGCTAGCCATCCAGACAGCCACTTGGCGGCAGCCTTTTCCCTCCTGGGGGAGGGAAATCCTCCAAGCCGCCCTCCTGTGCTCAGCATCTCGGCCTTGCAAGCTAAGAGCCCTTGATGAGGACCTGTCTGAACCACACTTACATCGGCCACCCGCACTCCCGCCTCCTGCCGAGATCATCACCTCCCGCGCTGTAGACCCCTGCAAGCCCCCAGGGACGATTTCCCTGTAGCTGGAGGATGGATTGCTGGTCTGCGAGCACAGCCAGAGGCCGCCTGACTGCTCCTGCTCAGGTCTGTCAGAGACACAAGAGGAAGCcacaccacattttatttactgaAATTCTCTGGGTTCTCACATGCAAACATGAATTGGCAGCTTAGTACCCAGAAAACAGTCTCTCAAAACCTGGGGATAGTTCAAGGGGGTTGAGCAGGGGCTGACTGAACCAAGGCTGGTGTCCAGGGGGCACGCAGGGACCCTCTGACTGATAGATTCACATGGCTGTAGTAGGCACATGCGtgtatacatgctaagtcgcttcagtcgtgtccaactccttgcaaccctatggactgtagcctgccaggctcctctgtccttgggattctccaggcaagaatactggagtgggttgccacgccgtcctccaggggatcttcccgaccaggggttgaacccccgtcttgtgtctcttgcattggcaggcacagtGCTGCC
This window of the Bos indicus x Bos taurus breed Angus x Brahman F1 hybrid chromosome 28, Bos_hybrid_MaternalHap_v2.0, whole genome shotgun sequence genome carries:
- the TMEM273 gene encoding transmembrane protein 273 isoform X1; this translates as MSSAVRMLTVLLLLDVGAAQVLATGKPARAEADIKYAVIGTAVGIAVSAGFLALKFCMIRKHMFDNDSSDLRSTNVGFNETIALKKRTSRLNLSFSERNAHVIEL
- the TMEM273 gene encoding transmembrane protein 273 isoform X2 — protein: MSSAVRMLTVLLLLDVGAAQVLATGKPARAEADIKYAVIGTAVGIAVSAGFLALKFCMIRKHMFDNDSSDLRSTNVGFNETIALKKRTSRNAHVIEL